The Limosilactobacillus panis DNA segment TAAAACGATTGGCCGCTTCCTTGGCGTCCTTGAAAACGTAGGAAGTTGTTTGGTAGATGGGCACCGCCCGGGCACCCGTTTCGTCAACAGTTTGGCCGGCGTGAACTTGGAGGGTTTCAAAGTGGTAGTTGTTATTTTCCTTTGTCATATATAAAACCTGCTTTCTAGTTGGTAATTGTGTTTAACCAGTTTTGATAAATCGTATGGGCAGCGGTTTGCCAGTCGTAGTTGACCTGGCCCGCGGCCTCATTGATAAAGTAGTGTTGCGGTGCGGCGATCCTGCGCCGCTTTTTTTGATCCCGGTAGTATTCCTTAGCAAGGGTGTCGCTGTCGTATTCCGGGTGACCAGTGATGTAGGTGTGGTGAAAGCCCGGCGACCGCAGGATCATTGGGCCGGCCTCCTTGCTATCGGCGAGGATGCGCAGGTCGCCGGGGAGGTGGTGCCGGTCAAGGACGCTTGCGCTGTGCCGTGATTGTGGCATCTTGATCAGGCCCCCGGCGCTGTTTTGGACCGGGGAAAGGTTGGCAGTAAAGATGCCGAACAGCTTTTGCTTAAGCAACCGCTTGGGAATGGTGAAGTCGACAAACAGGCTTGCCTGGGCAGCCCAGCACTCGGTGAGGGTCTCTTGAACATGGTGGTTGGCCCATCTGATGATCTGGCAAAATTCACGCCAGTAGTCGACCCGGTCGAACGGCAGCTGCTCAACCGGCGCGCCGGTGATGATCAAACCGTCAAAGTGGTGATCATAAACCTGGTAGAAGTTAAAGTAGTGGGCGCGCAACTCGGTAACGGGTGTTCCTTTAAAGCGGTGCGTTGCCGGATAGAGGAAGGTCAGGGCGACTTCTTGCGAAAGGTCATCAAAGCGTTTAAGAAACTGCAGCTCGGTTGTTAACTTGGTGGGCATTAGGTTAAGCACCACGATCTGGCGGGGGGCTGTTAAGTGGCGGTTGTGCCACACCCCCTTACTAATTGCTAAGCCGTTACACGCATTGGCAGTCATCTTGACCAACTCCTTTCTGTAAATAAAAAAACCTCCGTCCCCGAACCTATTGCTAGGATCCGGGACGAAGGCTTTTCGCGGTACCACCCTGAATTCGCCACTAACTCACATTAGTGGCCTTAATAAGTACTCACCTGATGAGGTGAAGACCCGACAGGATATCGGCTGTCAGCCGTTCACCCAGCCAGTTGACCAGGGGAATAACTCGGAGCTCATCTTCGTGTCAGTAACAATTACCCCTCACACCAACCGGGGCTCTCTGAAAAAAGTTCTTGGCACTACTCTTCTCTTCAACGTCTAATCATTTTCTAATTGTTTTGTAGTTTAGCACTAATTTTGCGAATGTCAACAGTAAAGTTGGCAAAAGTTCTGCTTTGGGGCGGTAAACCGGGGACGCAATTGTTAAATAATGGTAATTCACATTAAACACGAACATTATTTAAAATTAATCTGTTTTAGTTAGCGAATACCGTTGACAGAAGTGGGGACCGATAGTATATTGATAGCATAAAAGAGCGAATTAAATTCGCTTGAAGTTATTTATTGTTCGTGTTTTACACAAAGGAGTAATTACTAAGATGGAAAAGTTACTGTACACCGGTAAGGCAAAACAAATGTGGCAAACCGACGACCCCGAAGTCTTACGGGTTGTCTACATGGACCAGGCAACTGCCCTAAACGGCAAGGAAAAGGATCACTTCGCTGGTAAGGGGAAGGCGGCAAACGCCATTTCCACCTTAGTTTTTCAATACTTAATCCAGCATGGCATCAAGACGCACTTCATCAAGAAACTTTCGGACAACGAAGAGCTGGTTAAGAAGTGCACGATGGTGCCACTTGAATTTGTTACCAGAAACGTTATCGCCGGGCACTTCGCCAGCCGTTATGGCCTGAAGGAGGGAAAGGTGCTTGCCACCCCGGTTCAGGAAACCTTCTTCAAGAGTGATAAGCTGGATGACCCCTTTATCAACGAATCCGCCACGGTTGCCTTAGGAATTGCGACCCATGAGGAACTCACCCAGATGTGGACGGTCTGCCAAGAAGTTGACACCCTATTAACCCACCTCTTTGCTAAGGCTGGGATGCAACTGGTGGACTTTAAACTGGAGTTTGGCCACCTCAGTGATGGGCGGATCGTGCTGGCCGATGAATTCTCCCCAGACAACTGCCGCCTGTGGGACCTTAAGACCAATGCTCACATGGACAAGGATGTTTACCGGCGGAACCTGGCCGATTTGACGACGACGTATGACAAAGTGTTGGCCCGGTTAGAAGAAGTAATTGCGGAGGAACAATAATGACTAAAGTTCGGATTTTCGTCACCTACAAGCCATCAGTTTTTGACCCCCAGGGTGACACGATCAAAAAAACCATTCATGCTTTGGGACACGATGAAGTTGCCGACGTTCAGGTTGGTAAGTTTTTCGACCTCACCATTGATGCCCAGGTTGACCAGGTTGCTAAGACCGTCAAGGAGGTTGCGGAAAAGCTACTGGTCAACTTCAATATGGAAACTTACACTTACCAAGTCATTGAGGAAAATTAATGAAAATTGCGGTAATCGTATTTCCCGGTTCAAATTGTGACATTGATATTTACGAAGCACTCAGCAGCGTATGCGGCGCCGACGTGGACTACGTTTCCCACAAGCAGGCGAGCTTGGCTGGCTACGACGCGGTGATGCTGCCCGGGGGCTTCTCATACGGTGACTACTTACGGGCGGGAGCGATTGCCCGCTTTGCTCCGGTGATGAAGGCCGTTATTGAGATGGCCCATGCTGGCCAACCGGTTTTTGGGACCTGCAATGGTTTCCAAATCCTGACGGAGGCGGGCCTCTTACCCGGCGGCCTGAAGCGCAACGACAGTCAGCAGTTCATCTGCAAAACCGTGCCCCTGGAAGTGGTTAATAACCAGACCCTTTTTACCAGCCAGTACCAGGCACACGAGCGGATTGCCCTCCCCATCGCCCACGCTGATGGCAGCTACTATGCGGACCAGGCGACGCTTGATGAACTGGAAGCAAACCACCAGGTCGTCTTTCGCTATGCCGAGGAGAACCCGAACGGCAGCCTGCGCAACATTGCCGGGATCACGAACCGGCAAGGGAATGTCTTAGGAATGATGCCCCACCCGGAGCGGGCCGTTGAGGCAATCCTTGGTAACACGGATGGGCTTCGCCTGTTCAAGTCCCTGTTAGCAAACGGCAGTGTAAAAGTGGAGGAATAAACAATGAAGCAAGCAATGACACCGGAAGAAATCAAAGAAAAGAAGCCCTACCTGGACTGGAGCCTGAGCGAGGACGAGTACAACTACATCAGTGAAAAGCTGCTGGGCCGCCTGCCTAACTACACTGAGACGGGGCTCTTTTCCGCCATGTGGAGTGAACACTGTTCTTACAAGAAGTCCAAGCCAGTCCTCTGCCTGTTCCCAAACAAGAATGCCCGCGTTTTGCAGGGCCCTGGTGAGGGTGCCGGGGTAGTTGATATCGACGATGGCCAGGCCGTCGTTTTCAAGGCGGAAAGCCACAACCACCCGACGACCGTGGAGCCCTACCAAGGGGCCGCAACCGGGATCGGGGGAATTTTAAGAGACATCTTCAGCATGGGGGCCCGTCCCGTGGCATCGCTTGATTCCCTTCACTTTGGCGAACTTGACAATAACACAACCCGGATGAAGGTCACCGGAACTGTCCGAGGAATCGGTGACTACGGTAACTGTATGGGGATCCCGACCGTTGCTGGTGAGACCACCTTTGATCCCTGCTACCAGGGCAACGTTTTATGTAACGCGATGAGCGTTGGCCTGATGGACCAAAAGGACATCCAAAAGGGGAAGGCCGCCGGTATCGGTAACGCGGTCATGTACGTCGGTGCCAAAACCGGTCGGGATGGCATTCATGGGGCCACCTTTGCCTCCGCTGACTTTAGTGACGAAAACGCCACCCAGCGTTCGGCCGTCCAGGTGGGGGACCCGTTCATGGAAAAACTCCTGCTCGAAGCTTGCCTGGAAGTGATCACCAAGCACCCCGACTGGCTGGTCGGCATCCAGGACATGGGGGCCGCCGGCATCGTTTCCTCAAGTGCGGAAATGGCTTCCGAGGGGAAGAGCGGGATGGAATTAGACCTCGACCTGGTTCCCCAGCGGGAGACGGGGATGTCCGCTTACGAAATTATGCTGAGCGAGTCCCAGGAACGGATGCTCCTCTGTGTTAACAAGGGCCACGAGGAGGACGTTAAAAAGATTTTTGACGACTACGACCTCGATGCCGTCACGATTGGCCGGATCACGGCGGGTCATCAGTACGTCCTCCACCACGATGGCCAGGTTGTGTGTGACATTCCGGTGGCTAGTTTGACCGACGATGTCCTGGAAGAAGCCAGCGAAGAAAAGAAGCCGGCCCGGATTACCAAAGCGGAAGGGCAACCGGCATGGCGGCCCCAGATTACGAACGCGGAAGAGACCCTGCGGCGCCTCCTCCAGCAGAGCACGGTGGCCGACAAGCAATGCCTCTACCAGCAATACGACTCCCAGGTCCGGACCTGCACCGTGGTGGGCCCCGGGAGTGACGCCGGTGTTATCCGGGTGCGCGGCACCAAGAAGGGCCTGGCAATGACAACTGATGGCAACGGCCGCTTTGTTTACCTGAGCCCTAAGGTTGGTGGCAAGATTGCCCTGGTGGAAGCGGCCTGCAACATCGTCGCTGCCGGGGCCGAGCCACTGGCGATTACCGATTGCCTGAACTACGGTGACCCTAACGATCCCGAAATTTTCTGGGAGCTCCACCAGTCGGTTCAGGGGATGGCTGATGCCTGTCGGGCCCTTGACACCCCCGTCATTTCCGGAAACGTGTCTTTGTACAACGAAAACAATGGGCACGCCATTCACCCAACGCCGATGGTCGGCATGGTGGGCCTAATCAAGGATATTGACCGGGTTGTACCATCGTTTGCTCAGCACGCTGGGGACCACGTTTACCTGATTGGAAAAACCGCTGATGATTTTGCCGGGTCCGAATTACAAAAGATGGTCCAGGGCGACATCAGCGGGGCCCTAAACGACGTTGACCTTGACCGTATCCACGACAACTTGCGGCACTTACTGAGTGAAATGCAGGCCGGCCACGTCGCCAGTGCCCATGACCTCAGTGAAGGCGGCCTAGGGGTGGCCCTCAGCGAAACCCTCTTTAAGACTGACCTGGGAATGGACCTGGACCTGCGTGACCTCACCGCCGCCCAGTTGTTCAGCGAAACCCCTGGTCGGCTGGTGGTTACCGTTCCCGAAGAGCAGGTGGCAGTCTTTGAGAAATCTCTCGGCGACAATGCCAAGCACATCGGGACGGTTACCAACACCCACTGGCTTGAGGCCCACCTGGCGGATGCGGAGGTCAACCAAAACGTTACCGAACTACAACGGCTGTGGGAGGAGGCTTTACCGTGCCAGCTGAAATCAAAGGATTAAATGAGGAATGCGGAGTCTTCGGTGTCTTTGGTGCCCCAGATGCCAGCCAGTTAGCCTACTATGGCTTACATACCCTCCAGCACCGGGGCCAGGAGGGGGCCGGAATCGTTTCTAGTGATGGCCAGCACCTTTATCAGCACCGTGACCGCGGCTTGTTAGCCGCGGTGTTCGCTGATCCGGCCGAACTAAAACGGCTGGTTGGGAATGCAGCAATCGGCCACGTCCGTTACGGGACCAGTGGTCACAACTCGATTGCTAACGTTCAGCCCTTCCTCTTCCGCTTTCATGATGGTGATGTCGCCCTCGCCCATAACGGTAACCTGACCAATGCGGTCACCCTGCGGCGCCAGCTTGAAGACGAGGGGGCGGTCTTCCAGTCCGATTCCGACACTGAAATCCTGATTCACCTGATCCGTAAGCACATCAAGGAGGGCTTTATCCCCGCCCTGAAGAAGAGCCTGAACCAGGTTCACGGCGGCTTTGCCTACCTGCTTTTGCAAAGGGACCGAATGATTGCCGCCTTAGACCCCAACGGTATTCGGCCCCTGTGCATCGGTCAGTTGGCCAACGGCGCGTACGTGGTGGCCAGTGAGACCTGCGCCCTTGACATTATTAACGCCCGGTTTATCCGCGATGTCCAACCGGGCGAGCTGATTATCATCGACAAGGCCGGTCTCCACATTGACCACTACACGACCGATACCCAACTGGCAATTTGCTCGATGGAGTACATCTACTTTGCCCGGCCGGATTCCATCATCCACGGGGTGACCGTTCACAACGCCCGCAAGGAGATGGGCCGGCGGCTAGCCCAAGAACACCCGGTCGATGCCGACATGGTAATCGGGGTGCCGAACTCATCGCTTTCGGCGGCTTCTGGGTATGCCGAAGAGATTGGATTACCTTACGAAATGGGGCTGATCAAGAGCCAGTACGTTGCTCGGACCTTCATCCAACCAACCCAGGCCCTCCGCGAACGGGGTGTCCACCTCAAGTTGTCCGCCGTCCGCGGGGTCGTAAACGGCAAACGGGTTGCCGTGGTTGATGATTCCATCGTCCGGGGAACCACCTCCAAGCAGATCATCAAGATGCTGCGCGATGCGGGTGCCAAGGAAGTTCATATGTTGATTGCCTCGCCCCCGTTTAAATTTCCGTGCTTCTACGGCATTGATATTTCAACCCGGTCGGAACTGTTTGCGGCCCATTACTCGGTTGAAGAGATGCGGCAAAAGATCGGGGCCGACTCCCTGAGCTTTCTAAGTGTGGACAGTCTGATCAAGGCTATCAACGTTCCAGATGCCGGGGATGCCCCGCATGGCGGCCTGACGGTGGCGTACTTTAATGGCGACTACCCGACGCCGCTTTACGACTACGAGGCTGGCTACATGAAGTCACTGAATGAACAGGAACAAAGGGAAAGAAAGGAGCGGACGCAGCGATGAACCGTTATCAAGAAGCCGGCGTTGACGTTAACGCGGGTTACAACCTGGTGAAGCGGATTAGAAACGCCGTGAGTTCAACGAACCGGCCGGGCGTGGTCGGCGGAATCGGCAGTTTCGGCGGGCTCTTCGATTTGGGCGTGTTACATGTGAAACACCCCATCCTCGTTTCCGGAACGGACGGGGTCGGGACCAAACTGCTGATTGCCCAACGGATGAACAAGCACGACACGATCGGCATCGACGTGGTGGCCATGTGTGTCAATGACGTCTTGGCCCAGGGTGCCGAGCCACTCTTCTTTCTCGACTACATCGCCACCGGCCACAACGATCCAGCCAAGATGGCGGAAATCGTGAGCGGGGTGGCCGACGGCTGCCGGCAAGCGGGCGCGGCATTGGTCGGTGGTGAGACTGCCGAGATGCCGGATATGTACGCACAAGACGAGTACGACCTGGCGGGGACCGTCACCGGCGTGGTTGAAAAGTCGGCCATGCTGACGGCGGCCCTTCCGCAAGAAGGGGATGTCTTGCTGGGCCTACCATCGTCGGGTCTCCACTCCAACGGCTTTTCACTCGTGCGGCAGATCCTGTTTAAAGACCACCACGTTGACCTTGGCGACCGGCCGGCAGACCTCGGCGGGCAAAGCGTTGGTGCGGCAATCCTCGCTCCCACCAAGATTTACGTTGATGCGGTCCTGCCCCTGATTCGGCAAAAGCGCATTCACGGGATTGGCCACATCACCGGTGGGGGACTAATTGAAAACGTCCCGCGGATGTTTAACGACGACCTGCAAGCGGTCATCGACAGTCAGGCCTGGCCGCAGTTGCCGGTATTCAACTACCTACGGCGGCTTGGTGACCTACCGCTAGCTGATTGTTGGCAAACCTTCAACATGGGAATTGGCCTGGTTTTGGCGGTTGCTCCCGAACAGGTGGCAGCGGTCGAAGCAGACCTGACAAAGCGTAACCAGAAAGCGTACCGGATTGGCCGCCTGCAAGCCCGGCCAGCCGGTGCCGCCAAGATTGAGATTAAGTGAGGCATTCAATATGAAAGTGGCAATTTTTGCATCGGGCAACGGGACCAACTTTGAAGAGCTCACCCGTCATTTCCAGGCGGGCGACCTGCCCGGCGAGCTGGCCTTGCTCTTTTGTAACCACCCGGACGCCCCAGTGATGGACCGGGCCAAGCGACTGGGGGTCCCGGCCGTAAGCTTTACGGTCAAGTCCTGCGGGGGAAAGGCAGCTTATGAAGATAAGCTCCTCGGTGTGCTTAAGGAAAAGCAGATTGACTTTATCGTCCTTGCCGGCTACCTTCGGGTGGTGGGCCCGACAATCCTCAACGAATATGACCACCGGATTGTGAACCTCCACCCCGCCTGGTTACCGGAATACCCGGGATTACACTCAATCGAACGGGCCTTCAATGACCACCAAAAGCAAACCGGGGTCACGGTCCACTACATCGACGCAAACTTGGATTCGGGACCAATTATTGCCCAGTGCCACGTGCCCATCCTGGCAAATGATACGGTGGCAACATTGGAAGAACGGGTCCACGCAACAGAACACCAGCTTTACCCATTAGCATTACGAGAAGCTTTGATTGCAGCAGGAGAAAAGGAGTAAGAAAAATGAAGCGAGCATTGGTAAGCGTATCTGACAAGACAAACCTGGTTCCCTTCGTCAAGGGCCTAGTCGCAAACGACTACGAAATTGTTTCAACTGGTGGCACCAAGAAGGTCCTCGACGATGCCGGCGTAAAGACAACCAGCATTGAAGACGTGACCCACTTCCCAGAAATCCTGGACGGCCGGGTTAAGACCCTTAACCCATACGTCCACGGTGGCCTCTTAGCCCGGCGGGAGCTGCCGGAACACATGGCAACCCTGAAGAAGCTGGGCATCACCCCAATTGACCTGGTCGTAGTCAACCTCTACCCATTTAAGGAGACAATTGAAAAGCCGGACGTTAAACTGGCGGACGCCATTGAAAACATTGATATCGGGGGCCCATCAATGGTCCGGTCGGCCGCTAAGAACTACCGCGACGTCACCATTGTGGTTGACCAGGCGGACTATGACCAGGTCCTGGCCGAAATTGAAGATGGTGGGGACACCACCCTGGATACGCGTGCCAAGTTGGCGGCCAAGGCCTTCCGTCACACTGCGGCTTATGATGCCCTGATTTCCCAGTACCTGACCAAGCAAAACGGCCTGGAAGATCCGGAGAAGCTGACCCTGACCTGGAACCTCAAGGAGACGATGCGGTACGGTGAGAACAGCCACCAACAGGCCTGGCTGTACGAAGATGCTTTGCCGAAGTCGTACTCCGTCCTGGCCGCCAAGCAGCTCCACGGTAAGAAGCTTTCCTACAACAACATCAAGGATGCCGATGAGGCCCTCCGCTGCATTCGTGAGTTCGACCAGCCAACCGTGGTGGCCATGAAGCACATGAACCCGTGTGGTATTGGCCAGGGTGAAAATCTGGAACAGGCCTGGGACCGGGCATACGAAGCCGATAAGGTATCAATTTTTGGTGGGGTAATCGCCTTGAACCGTCCGGTCGACCTGGCAACTGCCGAAAAGATGCACAAGATCTTCTTGGAAATTGTCATTGCCCCCGGCTTTGATGATGACGCCTACGCGGTCCTGGCCAAGAAGAAAAACATCCGCCTGCTCACCGTCGACTTCAGTAAGAAGGACGAACAACCTAAGCACGAAGTTGTTTCGGTCATGGGGGGCCTTTTGATGCAGGAACAGGACGTCCTCAATGAGGATTACCACGACTGGAAGTGCATCACGGACGTTAAACCAACCGAAGATCAGCTGAAAACGCTGATGTTTGCCTGGAAGGCGGTCAAGCACGCCAAGTCCAATGCAATCGTCGTTGCCAATGATGAGCGGACTCTGGGCGTTGGCGAGGGGCAGCCAAACCGTATCGACTCCCTGAAGATTGCGGTTAAGCACGCCGGCAGTGCCATCGATGACCGGGCGGTAATGGCCAGTGACGCATTCTTCCCGTTTGGTGACTGCGTTGAATTTGCTGGTCAGCACGGCATTAAGGCGGTTGTCCAGCCTGGTGGTTCGATTCGGGACCAGGAATCAATTGATATGGCTAATAAGTACGGCATTGCAATGGTAACGACAGGTGTCCGGCACTTCCGGCACTAAAACACAGGGGGTCAATCATGGTTGAGAAGGTCAATGTACTAGTTGTTGGCGAAGGTGGGCGTGAGTTTGCCATTGCCAAGAAGCTTCAGGAAAGTGAACATGTCAAGCAGGTTTACTGTGCACCTGGTAACGTGGGGATGTCGGCAGTTGGCGTCCAACCCGTTGATATTGCAGAAACTGATTTTGCGGGTTTGATTGACTTCGCAAAATCCCACAAGGTTGTGTGGACCTTTGTTGGGCCTGAAGACTGCCTGGTCGACGGGATTGTGGACGACTTTGCAGCGGCTGGGTTAAAGGCGTTTGGCCCGAATGCCCGGGCGGCACAGCTGGAGGGTTCAAAGGACTATGCTTTAAACTTCATGAATAATTATGGGGTCCCAACGGCCCGACACGCTTCCTACCGTGAC contains these protein-coding regions:
- the purF gene encoding amidophosphoribosyltransferase, giving the protein MPAEIKGLNEECGVFGVFGAPDASQLAYYGLHTLQHRGQEGAGIVSSDGQHLYQHRDRGLLAAVFADPAELKRLVGNAAIGHVRYGTSGHNSIANVQPFLFRFHDGDVALAHNGNLTNAVTLRRQLEDEGAVFQSDSDTEILIHLIRKHIKEGFIPALKKSLNQVHGGFAYLLLQRDRMIAALDPNGIRPLCIGQLANGAYVVASETCALDIINARFIRDVQPGELIIIDKAGLHIDHYTTDTQLAICSMEYIYFARPDSIIHGVTVHNARKEMGRRLAQEHPVDADMVIGVPNSSLSAASGYAEEIGLPYEMGLIKSQYVARTFIQPTQALRERGVHLKLSAVRGVVNGKRVAVVDDSIVRGTTSKQIIKMLRDAGAKEVHMLIASPPFKFPCFYGIDISTRSELFAAHYSVEEMRQKIGADSLSFLSVDSLIKAINVPDAGDAPHGGLTVAYFNGDYPTPLYDYEAGYMKSLNEQEQRERKERTQR
- the purN gene encoding phosphoribosylglycinamide formyltransferase — translated: MKVAIFASGNGTNFEELTRHFQAGDLPGELALLFCNHPDAPVMDRAKRLGVPAVSFTVKSCGGKAAYEDKLLGVLKEKQIDFIVLAGYLRVVGPTILNEYDHRIVNLHPAWLPEYPGLHSIERAFNDHQKQTGVTVHYIDANLDSGPIIAQCHVPILANDTVATLEERVHATEHQLYPLALREALIAAGEKE
- the purL gene encoding phosphoribosylformylglycinamidine synthase subunit PurL yields the protein MKQAMTPEEIKEKKPYLDWSLSEDEYNYISEKLLGRLPNYTETGLFSAMWSEHCSYKKSKPVLCLFPNKNARVLQGPGEGAGVVDIDDGQAVVFKAESHNHPTTVEPYQGAATGIGGILRDIFSMGARPVASLDSLHFGELDNNTTRMKVTGTVRGIGDYGNCMGIPTVAGETTFDPCYQGNVLCNAMSVGLMDQKDIQKGKAAGIGNAVMYVGAKTGRDGIHGATFASADFSDENATQRSAVQVGDPFMEKLLLEACLEVITKHPDWLVGIQDMGAAGIVSSSAEMASEGKSGMELDLDLVPQRETGMSAYEIMLSESQERMLLCVNKGHEEDVKKIFDDYDLDAVTIGRITAGHQYVLHHDGQVVCDIPVASLTDDVLEEASEEKKPARITKAEGQPAWRPQITNAEETLRRLLQQSTVADKQCLYQQYDSQVRTCTVVGPGSDAGVIRVRGTKKGLAMTTDGNGRFVYLSPKVGGKIALVEAACNIVAAGAEPLAITDCLNYGDPNDPEIFWELHQSVQGMADACRALDTPVISGNVSLYNENNGHAIHPTPMVGMVGLIKDIDRVVPSFAQHAGDHVYLIGKTADDFAGSELQKMVQGDISGALNDVDLDRIHDNLRHLLSEMQAGHVASAHDLSEGGLGVALSETLFKTDLGMDLDLRDLTAAQLFSETPGRLVVTVPEEQVAVFEKSLGDNAKHIGTVTNTHWLEAHLADAEVNQNVTELQRLWEEALPCQLKSKD
- the purH gene encoding bifunctional phosphoribosylaminoimidazolecarboxamide formyltransferase/IMP cyclohydrolase, which codes for MKRALVSVSDKTNLVPFVKGLVANDYEIVSTGGTKKVLDDAGVKTTSIEDVTHFPEILDGRVKTLNPYVHGGLLARRELPEHMATLKKLGITPIDLVVVNLYPFKETIEKPDVKLADAIENIDIGGPSMVRSAAKNYRDVTIVVDQADYDQVLAEIEDGGDTTLDTRAKLAAKAFRHTAAYDALISQYLTKQNGLEDPEKLTLTWNLKETMRYGENSHQQAWLYEDALPKSYSVLAAKQLHGKKLSYNNIKDADEALRCIREFDQPTVVAMKHMNPCGIGQGENLEQAWDRAYEADKVSIFGGVIALNRPVDLATAEKMHKIFLEIVIAPGFDDDAYAVLAKKKNIRLLTVDFSKKDEQPKHEVVSVMGGLLMQEQDVLNEDYHDWKCITDVKPTEDQLKTLMFAWKAVKHAKSNAIVVANDERTLGVGEGQPNRIDSLKIAVKHAGSAIDDRAVMASDAFFPFGDCVEFAGQHGIKAVVQPGGSIRDQESIDMANKYGIAMVTTGVRHFRH
- the purC gene encoding phosphoribosylaminoimidazolesuccinocarboxamide synthase — encoded protein: MEKLLYTGKAKQMWQTDDPEVLRVVYMDQATALNGKEKDHFAGKGKAANAISTLVFQYLIQHGIKTHFIKKLSDNEELVKKCTMVPLEFVTRNVIAGHFASRYGLKEGKVLATPVQETFFKSDKLDDPFINESATVALGIATHEELTQMWTVCQEVDTLLTHLFAKAGMQLVDFKLEFGHLSDGRIVLADEFSPDNCRLWDLKTNAHMDKDVYRRNLADLTTTYDKVLARLEEVIAEEQ
- a CDS encoding homoserine O-succinyltransferase gives rise to the protein MTANACNGLAISKGVWHNRHLTAPRQIVVLNLMPTKLTTELQFLKRFDDLSQEVALTFLYPATHRFKGTPVTELRAHYFNFYQVYDHHFDGLIITGAPVEQLPFDRVDYWREFCQIIRWANHHVQETLTECWAAQASLFVDFTIPKRLLKQKLFGIFTANLSPVQNSAGGLIKMPQSRHSASVLDRHHLPGDLRILADSKEAGPMILRSPGFHHTYITGHPEYDSDTLAKEYYRDQKKRRRIAAPQHYFINEAAGQVNYDWQTAAHTIYQNWLNTITN
- the purS gene encoding phosphoribosylformylglycinamidine synthase subunit PurS, whose amino-acid sequence is MTKVRIFVTYKPSVFDPQGDTIKKTIHALGHDEVADVQVGKFFDLTIDAQVDQVAKTVKEVAEKLLVNFNMETYTYQVIEEN
- the purM gene encoding phosphoribosylformylglycinamidine cyclo-ligase, with amino-acid sequence MNRYQEAGVDVNAGYNLVKRIRNAVSSTNRPGVVGGIGSFGGLFDLGVLHVKHPILVSGTDGVGTKLLIAQRMNKHDTIGIDVVAMCVNDVLAQGAEPLFFLDYIATGHNDPAKMAEIVSGVADGCRQAGAALVGGETAEMPDMYAQDEYDLAGTVTGVVEKSAMLTAALPQEGDVLLGLPSSGLHSNGFSLVRQILFKDHHVDLGDRPADLGGQSVGAAILAPTKIYVDAVLPLIRQKRIHGIGHITGGGLIENVPRMFNDDLQAVIDSQAWPQLPVFNYLRRLGDLPLADCWQTFNMGIGLVLAVAPEQVAAVEADLTKRNQKAYRIGRLQARPAGAAKIEIK
- the purQ gene encoding phosphoribosylformylglycinamidine synthase subunit PurQ translates to MKIAVIVFPGSNCDIDIYEALSSVCGADVDYVSHKQASLAGYDAVMLPGGFSYGDYLRAGAIARFAPVMKAVIEMAHAGQPVFGTCNGFQILTEAGLLPGGLKRNDSQQFICKTVPLEVVNNQTLFTSQYQAHERIALPIAHADGSYYADQATLDELEANHQVVFRYAEENPNGSLRNIAGITNRQGNVLGMMPHPERAVEAILGNTDGLRLFKSLLANGSVKVEE